In Stenotrophomonas sp. 610A2, one DNA window encodes the following:
- the hisA gene encoding 1-(5-phosphoribosyl)-5-[(5-phosphoribosylamino)methylideneamino]imidazole-4-carboxamide isomerase encodes MSFTVYPALDIRDGRVVRLLQGDYAKQTTYGEDALQRAQAFAATGASWMHLVDLDAAKAGGYTLAPLLQQIAATTKLKVQTGGGVRGRDDVARILDAGASRVVIGSLAVRQPEQVLAWLAEFGADQLTIALDTRQGEDGVWRLPVHGWTETADVTLDELAKRYAQAGMKHLLCTDISRDGMLSGPNIELYAHLAKLLPGVAVQASGGVRDADDIRAAKAAGCGGAVLGKALLEGHLQLDEALSC; translated from the coding sequence ATGAGTTTCACTGTTTACCCCGCGCTGGATATCCGTGACGGCCGCGTCGTGCGTCTGCTGCAGGGCGACTACGCCAAGCAGACCACCTATGGCGAGGATGCCTTGCAGCGTGCGCAGGCATTCGCCGCAACCGGCGCCAGCTGGATGCACCTGGTCGATCTGGATGCAGCCAAGGCTGGCGGCTACACCTTGGCACCGTTGCTGCAGCAGATCGCAGCCACCACCAAGCTGAAGGTGCAGACCGGCGGCGGCGTGCGTGGCCGCGACGATGTGGCGCGCATTCTTGATGCAGGCGCCAGTCGCGTGGTGATCGGCTCACTGGCCGTGCGTCAGCCCGAACAGGTGCTGGCCTGGCTGGCCGAGTTCGGAGCTGATCAGCTGACCATCGCACTGGATACGCGTCAGGGCGAAGACGGCGTTTGGCGCCTGCCAGTGCACGGTTGGACCGAAACCGCGGACGTGACCCTGGACGAATTGGCCAAGCGCTATGCGCAGGCCGGCATGAAGCACCTGCTGTGCACCGATATTTCCCGTGACGGAATGCTATCCGGCCCGAATATCGAGCTTTACGCGCATCTTGCGAAACTGCTGCCCGGCGTGGCTGTGCAGGCGTCGGGCGGCGTGCGCGATGCTGACGACATCCGTGCGGCCAAGGCGGCAGGTTGCGGTGGCGCGGTGTTGGGCAAGGCGCTGCTGGAAGGTCACCTGCAACTGGATGAGGCCTTGTCATGTTGA
- the hisF gene encoding imidazole glycerol phosphate synthase subunit HisF, protein MLSRRIIPCLDVREGRVVKGVKFRDHIDMGDITELALRYRDQGADELVFYDISASPEGRSVDRAWIERVARLIDIPFCVAGGIRDVETARAVLNSGADKISINTPALERPQLIAELAEAFGEQCVVVGIDSIREADGQWRVRSYTGDPNKTRAEARLTLDWVREVQSLGAGEIVLNCMDSDGVRKGYDIAQLRQARALCTVPLIASGGAGTPQHFADVFEQADVDGALAASVFHSGAIAIPELKQFLREQQIEVRDVY, encoded by the coding sequence ATGTTGAGCCGGCGCATCATTCCCTGCCTGGACGTGCGCGAAGGCCGCGTGGTCAAGGGCGTCAAGTTCCGCGACCACATCGACATGGGCGACATCACCGAGCTGGCATTGCGCTACCGCGACCAGGGCGCCGATGAGCTGGTGTTCTACGACATCTCCGCTAGTCCGGAAGGCCGCTCGGTGGACCGCGCCTGGATTGAGCGCGTGGCACGCCTGATCGACATCCCGTTCTGCGTGGCCGGTGGTATCCGCGATGTGGAGACCGCGCGTGCCGTGCTCAATTCCGGCGCCGACAAGATTTCCATCAACACGCCGGCACTGGAGCGCCCACAGTTGATCGCGGAGTTGGCTGAAGCCTTTGGTGAGCAGTGCGTGGTGGTCGGCATCGATTCCATTCGCGAAGCTGACGGCCAGTGGCGAGTACGCTCCTATACCGGTGATCCAAACAAGACCCGCGCCGAGGCCAGGCTGACCCTGGATTGGGTGCGTGAAGTCCAATCCCTCGGTGCAGGTGAAATAGTGCTGAACTGCATGGACAGCGACGGCGTGCGCAAGGGGTACGATATTGCACAGTTGCGCCAGGCCCGGGCGCTGTGCACGGTTCCGTTGATCGCCTCTGGCGGCGCGGGCACGCCGCAGCATTTCGCCGATGTATTCGAACAGGCTGACGTTGACGGGGCTTTGGCCGCCAGTGTGTTCCACTCCGGCGCCATTGCAATTCCGGAACTGAAGCAGTTCCTGCGCGAACAACAAATCGAGGTTAGGGATGTCTACTGA
- the hisIE gene encoding bifunctional phosphoribosyl-AMP cyclohydrolase/phosphoribosyl-ATP diphosphatase HisIE codes for MSTEFKPVDPTALDWDKVNGMIPVIIQDEATLRVLMLGYMDRDALETTRSSGKVTFFSRSKKRLWTKGETSGNHLELVDIRSDCDNDTLLVTVRPHGPTCHTGETSCFSAAPGNFLGALNALIKQREHDRPLNSYTTKLFEKGARHIAQKVGEEGVETALAGVVQRDDELLGESADLLFHLIVLLRARGLSLDDAIGVLESRHAKAAEKAAS; via the coding sequence ATGTCTACTGAATTCAAACCGGTTGATCCGACCGCACTGGACTGGGACAAGGTCAATGGCATGATCCCGGTCATCATCCAGGACGAGGCGACGCTGCGCGTACTGATGCTCGGCTATATGGATCGGGATGCCTTGGAGACCACCCGCAGCAGCGGCAAGGTCACCTTCTTCAGCCGCAGCAAGAAGCGTTTGTGGACCAAGGGCGAGACCTCCGGCAACCATCTAGAGCTGGTCGACATCCGCAGTGATTGCGACAACGACACCTTGCTGGTCACCGTGCGCCCGCATGGCCCTACCTGCCACACTGGTGAGACCAGTTGCTTCAGTGCCGCACCGGGTAATTTTCTTGGCGCATTGAATGCCTTGATCAAGCAGCGCGAACACGATCGCCCGCTCAACAGCTACACCACCAAGCTGTTCGAGAAAGGCGCGCGTCATATCGCACAGAAAGTGGGCGAGGAGGGCGTGGAAACCGCACTCGCCGGCGTCGTACAGCGTGACGACGAACTGTTGGGCGAATCGGCCGACCTGCTGTTCCACCTGATCGTGTTGCTGCGCGCCCGCGGCCTGTCGCTGGATGATGCCATTGGGGTGCTGGAAAGCCGTCACGCCAAGGCCGCAGAAAAAGCGGCCAGCTAA
- a CDS encoding calcineurin-like phosphoesterase C-terminal domain-containing protein, producing MRPSLLTALLLACVPFAASASCVDGTVFLDSNGNGRQDAGEKPLAGIRVSDGERIVSTGQDGRYQLPPSSQPNIFIIKPAGYSAAKRADGLPDIWRPQAGEGDGQCRPFALKPEKNAPMSFQALLLADSQTSTALDVSYFERDIIEPLRGKHQARMGMTLGDITNDDPSLYPALTKAVTSLGVPWLHVPGNHDMDLGASSDADSLASFHRQLGPDTYAWEEASMVFIGMDDIIAQPGQKPAYVGGLREDQFAFLEAYLPTIPKDKLVVLGFHIPLFDHVYRAEDRARLFKLLEQVPHPLIVSGHTHNQSQVFWGAAQGWNGGKPLHEYNVGAACGAFWSGIKDAQGIPDTTMADGTPNGYGLLNVRPQGQYSVEYRVARAPADQQIALHAPKVLRQGAYPAWGIYANVFMGYEGLLVEFRVDGGEWQPMKQVKQADPRLLVENIADDLASELRGYDRSPEAVPSSHLWRAALPTKLSEGEHAVEVRTTLNGFEYRSQTSYRLQTAQP from the coding sequence ATGCGCCCATCCCTGCTGACCGCTCTGTTGCTGGCTTGTGTGCCATTTGCAGCCAGCGCCTCCTGCGTCGACGGCACGGTATTCCTCGACAGCAACGGTAATGGCCGCCAGGACGCGGGTGAGAAGCCGCTGGCGGGCATCCGGGTATCCGATGGCGAGCGCATCGTCAGCACCGGCCAGGATGGTCGCTACCAGCTGCCGCCCTCCAGCCAGCCCAACATCTTCATCATCAAACCGGCCGGCTATAGCGCCGCCAAGCGGGCGGATGGGCTGCCTGATATCTGGCGGCCACAGGCAGGCGAGGGCGACGGCCAATGCCGCCCGTTTGCACTGAAGCCGGAAAAGAACGCTCCCATGAGTTTCCAGGCCCTGCTGCTGGCCGACAGCCAGACCAGCACTGCGCTGGACGTCAGCTACTTCGAGCGCGACATCATCGAGCCGCTGCGTGGCAAGCATCAGGCACGCATGGGCATGACTCTGGGCGATATCACCAATGACGACCCCAGCCTCTATCCGGCGCTGACCAAGGCGGTCACTTCGCTGGGTGTGCCGTGGCTGCACGTCCCCGGCAACCACGACATGGACCTGGGCGCGAGCAGCGACGCCGATTCGCTGGCCAGCTTCCATCGCCAACTCGGCCCGGACACCTACGCCTGGGAAGAGGCGTCGATGGTGTTCATCGGTATGGACGACATCATCGCCCAACCCGGGCAGAAGCCGGCGTATGTCGGTGGTCTGCGTGAGGACCAGTTCGCCTTCCTGGAGGCCTACCTGCCGACCATCCCAAAGGACAAACTGGTGGTGCTGGGCTTCCATATCCCGCTGTTCGACCACGTCTACCGCGCCGAAGATCGGGCACGGTTGTTCAAGCTGTTGGAGCAGGTGCCGCATCCGTTGATCGTCAGTGGGCACACCCACAACCAGAGCCAGGTGTTCTGGGGCGCTGCACAGGGTTGGAATGGTGGCAAGCCGCTGCACGAGTACAACGTAGGCGCTGCCTGCGGTGCGTTCTGGTCAGGGATCAAGGATGCGCAGGGCATTCCCGATACCACCATGGCCGATGGCACGCCGAATGGCTACGGTTTGCTCAATGTGCGGCCGCAAGGCCAGTACAGCGTCGAGTACCGGGTTGCGCGTGCGCCGGCGGACCAGCAGATCGCCTTGCATGCACCGAAGGTATTGCGGCAGGGTGCGTATCCGGCCTGGGGCATCTACGCCAATGTCTTCATGGGCTATGAGGGCCTGCTGGTGGAGTTCCGTGTCGATGGCGGTGAATGGCAGCCGATGAAGCAGGTCAAGCAGGCCGACCCGCGCTTGCTGGTGGAGAACATCGCCGACGATCTGGCCAGTGAGCTGCGTGGTTACGACCGTTCGCCCGAAGCCGTGCCGTCCAGCCATTTGTGGCGTGCGGCGCTGCCGACCAAGCTCAGCGAGGGCGAGCATGCGGTGGAAGTGCGCACCACATTGAACGGCTTCGAGTACCGCAGCCAGACCAGCTACCGGCTGCAAACCGCACAGCCCTGA
- a CDS encoding single stranded DNA-binding domain-containing protein codes for MRWKTAVVKSTILGMALATTSCGFPLPGSQFHVEPMDPARKLIGQVQGQGASSPLLGSEVLIEGIVVRNLMGDSDDIGQELKETLGEGDRGTPTIGWFLQDEGDGNPATSDGVFVLDQGYDTSINMPAEAEFTMRMGSRLRTGDRVTVRGTVVELPQEQTADQPRTTGHLVSRGEAGGTVTAIAAMSLTLVGSDERATAIVPVPLAGNADDESREGMRL; via the coding sequence ATGCGTTGGAAGACAGCAGTAGTCAAATCCACGATTCTCGGCATGGCGTTGGCTACGACCAGTTGCGGCTTTCCGCTGCCTGGCAGCCAGTTCCATGTAGAGCCAATGGATCCCGCGCGCAAGTTGATTGGGCAGGTGCAAGGGCAGGGGGCGAGCAGCCCGCTGCTTGGTAGCGAGGTACTGATCGAAGGCATAGTGGTGCGCAACCTGATGGGTGACAGCGACGATATCGGTCAGGAGCTGAAGGAGACTCTGGGCGAAGGCGATCGTGGCACACCCACCATCGGTTGGTTCCTGCAGGACGAAGGCGATGGCAATCCGGCCACATCCGACGGGGTGTTCGTGCTGGATCAGGGCTACGACACCTCGATAAACATGCCGGCCGAGGCTGAGTTCACCATGCGCATGGGCTCTCGACTTCGCACCGGTGACCGCGTGACCGTGCGCGGGACTGTGGTGGAGCTGCCCCAGGAGCAGACGGCCGATCAGCCGCGCACTACCGGTCATCTCGTTTCCCGTGGTGAAGCTGGCGGCACGGTCACTGCCATCGCGGCCATGTCGCTGACACTTGTTGGATCCGACGAGCGTGCCACCGCAATCGTGCCGGTGCCCTTGGCCGGCAATGCGGATGACGAATCGCGCGAGGGTATGCGGCTTTAA